ATCCTAGGGAAGGGCTGAAGTCCTGGCGGCCACTCTCCTAGGCAGATTTGTTTGGTGTGTTGTTTTAGCAATGCCAAGCTTATTAAAGGCATTTATTTTGTAGCTTTAACCAGGTATAGCATTTAAGTGTCCCCTCTTTTCATCTGTCTTACCCAAGCTGGTAGCTGGGATGGAGGCACTTGTAAGGTGGGTGTAAGGAGTACTGGACGCTAGGGATGGGCTCACCAAAGTCGCTGGCACAGAGCGCTTCCAGAACCTCGTTGGATGAGCGGGCGTCCTGCAACTCGCAGTCCCTGCAGCTGGCACGCggcactggggggagggggggaggggccgagtGAGGCTCCGCCAGccgagagtgggggaagggccgTCAGCGCGGGCTGGGGGAGCCCTCCCATGGGTCCCTCGATCTTCACCCTTTCTGAGACCTGCTGCTGTGGCCAGTCCCTGTCTTCCCTACCAGAGAGACCCGTGTACCTGGCCCTGCGGGGAGCGGCTTGGAAGGGTGGGGCGCTGCCCGTGGACATGGCCTGGGGGCCGCGCGGGGACTCACATGGGCGGCCCAGGCGGGAGCCTACGGAGACAGCTGCGACCCAGAGGCTGTGCCCGGCGGGGAAGCGGCCGCAATGCAGGATGGCGGGCCAGGGGTAGCCGTAGCAGGCCATGATGGGCGCACAGCTGGCCTGCAGGGCCTCACACAGGCTGCGGCACGGGTAGATGAGCCTgcggaagtggggggaggggaagtatcGGGTGGCCGGGCGCTCAGGACTTCCTGGCCCCTGGGCTGGAGCTCCTGTCCCGTCCCAGTGCAGAGGTACAGCCAGTGACTCCACGGTTGCTGGGCAACGACCCATGGTCACCTGGCAACAGCCCTCAGCCCCGCAACCGCTTCCCAGCGTTTAGGTCTCACATCCCCCACCGTCCTCGCGTGGTGCTCGCGTGGCTCGGGCCACTATCCCGCTTTCCAGCGCACCCCGCCCCGCTCCAGCCATGGCGGAAGTCCACTGCCGGGGAGAGGGTTGTATGCGAAGGACCCTGCACTCGGGGCCTTCACTCCCCCATTTCGGCGGGAGAAAGCAGAGCCCTCCCTCTTGTCCTGAAAGGCCTGCAGGAGACTGCCGCTTCTGGTCGAGGCTGGGGTTGGCAAAGAGCGGAGGCCTGATCATTGGATTCTGAAAGAGCTCATTCTTGCTGCTACTGGCGTGGTCACCCTGAGGCTCTGGGAAGGTCCCTCACTCTGCAAAGAAGGAACTGAGGGAGCCGTTCACGGGATAGGTTAGGCTGGGGAAGAGGAATCAGCCTTGCCATCTCTGGACTCTGGGAGAAAAGGCCCCCAGATGAGATGTGGCTCCGTCTCTTGCTGGGATCTCTTGGGCAGAGTTTCCACGCCCACCGGAGAGGGgcttctgccccgccccccagccaaAAACAGCCTACCCACTTGTCATACCTTGTTGATGTTCAAGAGCCCTTGAGGATTCATGGGTCCAGAGGTGCTCACCATCGATGGTCCCGTACCTATGTCTCCTCTGTCCCATAGGCACCTGCTCCCCTGTGCCAGGAACACCCTAACAAAACAATCCTTCATCTtcatttcccaccccacccctaccagCACCTAGCATGGATAGGTATACAGCAGTGGTTAGTGAACAGACCCTGGGAGAGGAAaggccccccacccaccctcacctAGGAGCCCCTGCCCTACCTGTCAAGGCACACAGGGGCAAaaagggagcagaggaagaggcgGGCATCAGGGTGGCACTCCCTGGCCAGCAGGGGCAACCAGCTGACTGACTGCCGGACAGCCTCAGTTGCCGTGTCATGATCCAGCAAGTTGGGCAGCTGCATCTCTATGTAGCCAATGTCATGGCACAGCGCCATGGCTTGGGGAATAGGCATGCACCGTgtggggacccagggagccccTACCCCACTGTCACCCCACAGCACCACCAGTGCCACAAACAGCCACAGCCTTTGATCCATCACCTGCTCTGTCTGCCTTGGTCTCAATGAGTTGAGGTTGAGGGCTTTATAGGGCTGCACGCACACCCCAGGAGGCAGTGTTTGTGCAGCCTCCTAGGTGCTGGGACCCATCTGCTTAGGCCCCAGTGTGCTGGCCTGAGCCATTTGCATTTGATTAGCACACTGCAGGGGACTGTAGAGGTTGGTGGCATCTCCTTTGGGTCTACGGATTACCAGAACTTAATAAACTGAAGAAACCTgggcctgtgttttcttttctttttctggtttacttttcttgtttgtttattatttaaactATCAGGAGGTGACTGTTGACTAGCAGTTTGGTGTCATCCATTGTCCAGTGctacccctgcctcccccagtgGATGGCTCCTACCCTTTCTGAGTTTACTGGGTTGAGGGGTCAAGCAGGCCAGAGTGGGGGGCCTTTGTCCTGCCTTTAGCGTCATCACATCTGGGTAACCTACCCATGGAAGCTGAATGTGGTTGtgagcatggactttggagtgCAACAGCCTGGGTGGCCCTGAGCAAGTTGCTGATGTCTCTGTACTTGCCGTGAGTCATGAATAGGAAGGCAAACTGATGGGGCCCTTTTTTCTAGGATGAGTATAGGGATTAAGGAGTTGACGATGTGATTAGGACAGGGTACAGAGTCTATACCACCTAAATGTGATCTGCTGTGATAACCACTAAAAATCATTTTAGTCCTGGCTCTGAGCAgccattttccttcctcttggcaATGACCGGAACTTCATGCTGGGAGTGTAACCCAAAGAAGTGGTAGACCACGCTGCAGTCCTGAGGGGTCACTGTGATGGTGTGGCCCTGCCTCCACCTCTTGGTGGCCTCTTGGTCCCCATCTAAGGAAGTCTCCTTTCCCAGGAATGAGGGAATGTAGCTCCTAAAAGTGCATGGGGACATTGGGGTGTGGGACCCCCAGGTGTGAGGCTCATTTTCCAGCTCATCCAAGCTGCTTGTGAGGCTGGTGTGGTGGCATCCAGCCAGGCCTGACTGGCTTTTACTCGGGCTTAGAGGTATGACATTCAGTGTACACTTGTTCCCAAAGCAAAGGACACCCAGAACGTCTTCCCAGAGCATCTGTCAAAGACCTGagtgccccccaccaccaccactgatgTGCCAGCACTGGGCATCTCAGCCCTGGGCAGAAGACTTGTGCGGAATAGAGGGCAAGGACTGGCCTACAGCACTGAATGTTttacactttgtttttatttgaacaaTTCTGAAAAGCAAAATTGAAAGCAAAACCCAGCCACCATCATccacttttaaatatataccaaATAAGAAGTGGAGGTCAACCCTCTGGCCTTCAGTCCCACTGCAAGGTGGGTTAGTCCCTATCCAGCTTAGCTCTGGCGAGCTTTCCAAGACTCCTCTGGGACGTGTGTTCTCTCAACATCAAAGAAAGAAGCCCCACGTTCCAAATGCTGGCCAACCTTTGCAAGACAACTCAATCTTGGGGTCGGAGTCCAGAGTAGAGGTAAAGGGGTGTGTGAGGTCCTGACATGGTGACCACCAGGGGACAGAGAGTACCCTAGAAACTCTGCAGAGAAGGTACTGGTTGCATCACTGCCTGGGCTCAGCCCTTGGcttcacccacctcctctcctggCAGAAATCCCTGGCTTCCTGAGTGATGAAGAGTGTCGGCTCATCATCCACCTGGCCCAGATGAAGGGGCTACAGCGCAGCCAGATTCTGCCCACTGAAGAATACGAGGAGGCAATGGGCACAATGCAGGTCAGCCAGCTGGACCTCTTCCGGCTGTTGGACCAGAACCATGACGGTCGCCTGCAGCTCCGCGAGGTTGGGATCCTGGGGTCTGGAATAGACACAGGGTGGGAGCGCCCTGAATTGTCTTTCTGGTGGCCTGCTCAGCCCTGGCCCTGAGAGTCAGGTGCCACCTCAGATCAGCTTGGGCATGCTCAGTTCCAGAGGCCCCCTCCTTCCCTGGAGAGCCCCTGGCTGCCCTGGGAACCCCAGAGGATGGCAGGAGAACCCCCCTGGGGGTGATGACATTTATTGCCACAGTTCTTGGGTGGTGCACCATCTGTGATCTGGATTCCTTGCTGCCACGGCTGGGGTCCCCACAAAACCCATGGTGGAGGGGTGGCAGCTCTGAGGTAGCCAGAAGTCTGCATCTCTCTTTTACATGCCCCTCACTCACACCAGGCTTCTGACAGAGGTCTTGGCAGGGTATGTGGTCCCTTGCCTATACAGAGAATGCCTCACTGAGCCTGGGCTTCTTTGACGAGCTTAGTGGTCATGCTGTGGCCAGCCCTCCCCTTGGTGTCTGTTCTCTGTTTGCACTCAGGCTTTGGCCTCCCCACCTCACCTTGGGCATCTGAGTGGGATACAGTGCTGTCCTTCACTCTGCACCCAACCAGCTGACGGTGCTCCCCATGGAGGCCACAGTCCCAACAGGGCCAGGAATGCCTATGGCCTGCAGGCCTCTTAACTATctccctggcctcctccccaGATGTCTGTGGGCCTTTCTGCCTACCATCCCTTCAGCTCAGGGacctcaggctctgtcctgtgtCCTCACCCATACCCCATCACCTGAACCCTTAACCTTTACAGCAAGAACTGGGTGACTGTCTATGCTCTGGGGGCCCCATCATTGGGGCCACTCCACTGAGGGACCATCTTGTGCTTTAGGTCCTGGCCCAGACTCGCCTGGGAAATGGACGGTGGATGACTCCAGAGAACATTCAGGAGATGTACTCTGCGATCAAGGCTGACCCTGATGGTGATGGTGAGCCCATACCTCGCCACAGTTCTGTCTCTGTGAgcctcctgcccccacagccAGGTGGCCTCTATACCCACCTTCTAGAGTAGCCAGAGATGATGAAGCGAGGATCCAGCCTTGCCCTCACTCCTGGGCTGGGTCATCCCACTCCTCTTGATGACAGTCTAGAGGGACATTCTTGGAGGCCATTTTGACCTCAACAGGCAGAGACTGGGGTACAGGAGGGGGCTTGCTTGGTTGGCAGAGGGCAGAGTGGGCACAGCAGGAACAGGGCAGTGAGACCAGCTTGAGCTTGGCTGTTCACCCTCCTCCATCTTCCTCTTTTCAGCCAAGCATGAGGTCTTCCCCAGAAGCCACCCTCTCTGGTCTGAGATCTTGCTTGCTTTCCTCTTGCCTGCCTAGAGTCATGCTAACTTCTGGGGGTGGTTTGGGTAGGGGAGCTGTCATACAAGTGCGCCACCCCCTCTTTGGTAATAATCCTCAGGATATTTCTGAGGTGTAGTCATCATTCACATGCCCAAGTTCTGGACAGAATGGGGAAGATACAACAGTGAAACAGGACTTGGAAGAATGGCCCTGTGGCTGGTGAACCCAGAGTGAAGGATCTGGCCAAGACCTGTGGCTGGAGGGGCACCATGATGCTACCATCCCTATGTACAGAGCCGGTAACAGGCCCACAGGCCTTAAGTGTTCCTCACCCTCAGAGATATCTGGGTCAAACAGTAGAAGGTTTCTTTCTTGGGTTAGCCAGGATTACATGGAGCAGACATCAGCTACTCTTCCAGAACCCCCAAAGGGTGGATTTCCTGTTTTGTGGGTTGGACAGGAACAGGGAAAGAGTGTTCTTACTTGGGAGAGTGGCCTGGCTTTCTTTGTTGAGGTAGACTGGTAACCCAGCAGACAGGACTGGCCAGATAGATATCTTCCACTCAGGATGGGACCTGAGGTCATAAGGGAACTCCTGGGGACCAGCCCCCAGCTTAAACCCTACAGCGTGGAAGGCCCTGGACAGAACCCAGCACTGACTGCTGTCTTTCTTCACCCTCTACAGGACCAGAGGGTAGCCACCATGTGCTTTAGAGCCACGCTGGAGGCCAGCCAAGGGCAGTGCTTGGCCTCAGGTCCTGGCCATATGGTTCACGCTTCCTTTGACCACCCTGCTGTGGCCAATCTAGTAGGGGTTAGGTCCTTTGGGGGACCAAATCAGGGTTTAAACTGAGGAAATGAATTTCCCTAGGTCTTCCTATAGGGACTGATGTGACAGAAGGTTCATCTTACCCAAGAGTCCAGGTTGGGGGACAGGTACACATGGTCCCCCAGTGCCTGAGGCCAGGGGTAGGTAGGATGGTAAAGCCTGCCACTGTGGCTTCCTCACATGGGCTTGGGGGGCATGATGGTGGGTGCCCTGTGCAGGAGTGCTGAGCCTGCAGGAGTTCGCTGACATGGACCTTCGAGACTTCCACAAGTACATGAGGAGCCACAAGGCAGCATCCAGTGAGCTGGTGCGGAACAGCCACCACACGTGGCTCTACCAGGGTGAAGGTGCCCACCACGTCATGCGCTCCATCCGCCAGAGGTGAGCCCTGGAGCAGGAGAAAGCCATGTGGGGCCTTCACAGAAGTCCTTGGCTGGGGCCTAGAGGACAGACTTGATTAGCCAACTCAGGATTAAGTTCTATTCATTAGACCAGGATTGGGACCCATTAAAAAGGCAATTAACAAAGGCAGATTAGCCCTAATTGTGGGCAAACAATAGACATTTGGGATTAGAGACAgattggaatatttgttttttgctaaTTAGAAAAATGACTTCTTATCTCCGTCTACAGGACCCCCTGCCCCTGAGCAGCCAGGGGTTTTAGATAAGGAACCTCCTTCCTGGAGggagtgacccccccccccccccacacccgccCCGCAACTTAGTGGAAATCTCATCTTTCTCACCCAGCGAGGTCTCTGGCATCCAGGGAGAAGGGTTCATGGGTAACCCCTTCCTGCTCTTACAGGGCCAGTCTAGGGTGGCCTAAGGGGCTtccaggggaggtgggcaggggcagagcttGTGGCATTCTGGGGATCCAGCTCCTTCAGGGTGCTGCCTTGCATGAGATTACCCAGCTGAATTCCTACTGCCTACCAGGGTGCTACGCCTCACCCGCCTGTCACCTGAGATCGTGGAGCTCAGCGAGCCGCTGCAGGTTGTACGGTATGGCGAGGGAGGCCACTACCATGCCCATGTGGACAGCGGACCTGTGTACCCAGAGACCATCTGCTCCCATACTAAGTTGGTAGCCAATGAGTCTGTACCATTCGAGACCTCCTGCCGGCAAGTACCTCCCACCTGGGGTGGCCTTCAACTCCCAGACCAGACACTCCCATGACATAAACACAGTTCTGCCCTATGGACATGCCCCCAGGGCCAGGAGAACATGGGAGCATCCTGGTTGAGGATACCCCATCTCTTGCCCTAGTTTGTTTACCAAGTGGCAGGAAAGGGGTGGCCATCTTGTCTCAGTGGCCAGACTAAGGTATGCACAGACACTGAAAAATTTCCCCAGAACTCTGAGGTAAGGGGAAAGGCTggatttctggctttttttttttaacccctatCCCCTGGGTCTTGATTCTGCCTCCATTGCTGGAGGCCTCAGCTTCTCCCTTTGAAGCTTTGTCCCCCTCCTCTGCTAAAGCAGGGAGGCGGGTCTCTTCTCTTCATGTGGCTGCTCTGGGTCAGCCCCTTGTACTCCCCACCAGCCCTTCTGCATGGTCACGCTGCTTCTGCTAGCCTACCTTTCCCAGCCAGCCACGTAATTTAGCTAAGTGCACCTGTGATCTTGGCCACACAAAACATTGTGACACACAGAAAGAGATGGTTTGTGGGAGGAGTAACAGGCTAGGGTCTTGGCACTGACCTGCAGTGTTGTCACTGATCCCAGCCTGCCCCTCTGGCCCTTGGGAACCTGGGCAGCTTATCCTGCCCACAGGTAAGCTCCTGGGAGTGCCCACAGCTGGGGACCTGCTCAACGGGCCCCCTGCCTTACAGCTACATGACAGTGCTGTTTTATTTGAACAACGTCACCGGTGGGGGCGAGACTGTCTTCCCTGTAGCAGACAACAGAACCTACGATGAAATGGTAAGGGCCAACCAGGCTGTTAACTCTGGTGGGATGGCAGGTTCTTGGGCAATCATAGTATATAACCTTCCAGACCTGGGATGAGGGGCCCAAGTGAACCCCTGGGCACATCTGACTGGTTTCCCTCTGGTCACTTTCGGCTGCCTGGCCTTGGCTTTTGGCAGTGGGGGCAAGTTTGAAAACCTTACCATCCTGCTGTCCACAGAGTCTGATTCAAGATGACGTTGATCTCCGTGACACTCGGAGGCACTGTGACAAGGGGAACCTGCGGGTCAAGCCCCGGCAGGGCACAGCAGTCTTCTGGTACAACTACCTGCCTGATGGGCAAGGTGAGGGCCTGTGGCCAGGCCAAGCATGCCTTGAAGGAAACTTCCCTTTATCCAGCCCAGACTGCCACCTTGGTGGGATGTTTCTAGCACCCCTACAAATGGTTTTCTGCCCCTAGTGCCTCCCAAAGATCATCCTTAGTGACTTCAGTGGCCTGCACCTGTGCAGCCTCCTAGGTTATCTTGAACCCTGTGATTGATTCCCTGATGCTCCAGCCTTCCGGCTCactggggctggggacacaggtCTGTCACCAACCCAGGCTGTGGACAGGCCTGGCAGTAAGAAAGCTGGTTTCAGAAGACCAGTGGTATTGTCAAGAAAGAGTATTGTCAAGGTATTAGTTGGAAAGAGATGTTGAGTCCCCAAGGACACCTTGGGGCCAGATTTTACCACCTAAGATGTGTATACAGCTGGGCCCACCCTTGTCATGCCCTTGGCCTGTATAAGGTCAAGCTCAGGTTAGCTCAGCCTAGAGTCCCTTCGGTCGCCTCCCTTGCTCACACCATCCACCTCTCCTAGGTTGGGTGGGCGACGTGGACGACTACTCGCTGCATGGGGGCTGCCTGGTCACACGTGGCACTAAGTGGATCGCCAACAACTGGATCAATGTGGACCCCAGCAGGGCGCGGCAGGCGCTATTCCAGCAGGAGATGGCGCGCCTGGCCCGCGAAGGTGGCACTGATGCGCAGCCAGAGTGGGCCCTGGATCGGGCCTACCGCGACGCGCGTGTGGAGCTCTGAGGGGAGTGttggccccagcccccagccacaGGCTGCCCGCCGCCCCagagggggggttgggggtgagacCCGCCTTTCCCCTGTCCAGATGCAGGCCAAAGGCCTGGCTGATGTCTTGCCCCATTCCTGCCTCCAGCCGCGACTAGGGCACAGTTCCTACATTCGTGTTATTTATTGTGTACAGACCCATGCTGCCCCCTAAAATAAAACCACACGGCTTTGAGCCGCTGGGCCCCCGAAGCAGCGGGtcgggccgggggagggggaggtagaTTGGGCCAGTACTAGCCCGCCGCTGCGCTTGGAGAGCGTCACGCCAGGGGGAGGGGCGAGGGCGGCCTCGCCAATGACGGGCTGGATTGCGTGGGGCGAAGGGTCGTGATTGGACATCGGCAGCGGGCGACCCTGGGCTCCGCTACCTGTTGCTAAGGCCGCTGTAGATCGGCCCTGCTGCGTGCGAGGAAGGCTCGTCTCGCGAGAGCTCAGCTCCCTTCTTGGCCAGGGCAGCCGCAGCAGCAGGAGGACGGACATGGACGCTCACGAGGACTACGTTTGGCCGCGGGCAACCTCCGAGCTCATACTCCTCCCGGTCACGGGTCTGGAGTGCGTGGGGGATCGGCTGTTGGCGGGTGAGGTTTGGGTTGAAGCGCATGCTAGTGGAGAAGAAACCGTGCGCTCGCGTGGGGCGGGACCGTGAGAACAAAGGGATACCCCCAAGGAGGAGGACGGGCGGCGGGATGAAGCCCGACCGAGGGGGGCGGGAGCCCAGGAGATGGCGGGCAGGAGACCCAGCCGGAGGAGccatggagacaaaaaaaaaaaccgatgTGGCTACTGAGTCCCTTCATAGTCTGCAGCCGACGTGGAAAGAGCGATGGGGCTGCGGGAAAGTGCGGGGAAACGCAGTGATTTCGGAGGCGGAGCATGGAGGGCGAGCGGTGTGTGGCCCCTtcctggagtggggggtgggggggtgtgatGAGCCGACCCCAAGGTGGGCGGTCCTGAGGGCGGGACCCGGTGGCGGGGGTGTGGCCTCAGGGTTGTGTGAGGCTTCTCCGTGGAAGGTGGGGAGGACCAGATTGAGTGGCGGGAAACTAGAGATGAGACCTTTTTGAGTGAGCCAATGCTTGGGGAGGCAGACGCTAAGGCCCCTTCCGAGAAGGTTGCGTCCAGGAATTCCGATGTTGATGCTTCTTGGGGGAAGGTCAGGTCAAGAAGCATAGGCCATCAAAGCCCTGAGACCTGAGGCAGCAGACCCTTGGGGAGCATTGAGGACTGACTGGAGGACACTAGTGATTGATGGTGGTGCTGCTGAGTTTTTTAAGGGTCCTGAGGCAGGGCTCTGTCAAGTCTTGAGTGAGCTGCTTACTATCCTAAGGgggtgggtatgtgtgtgtggggagggatgGCCCAGTTGTGATCTGGTGAAGGGTGGGCACTCTGGGAGTTCAAGGTGCCTACCATGGGTTAGAGTCCTAAGGCTTCTGCAGGAAGAGATAGGTAGGCAGAAACCCAAAGAACCACAACAATGAGCTAGGAGAAGGGAAGCGGTGAGTTTCTGGCAGAGGGTAAACATGCCAAAGGCTCTGAGGCTGAGAATTTGTTACTTCGGGAGAAAGAGGGAATTCCTGTGAGGctgagcagggctggggtgggacaAGTGCTGGAGAAAGGAGCAGAGGCCAGGCTGTTTTAAGCCTAGATTTGACTTCATAGTGGTGGTGGAGAGAGGCCCCATGAAGGGTTTTAGGCAAGAAAATGACCTGGGAAATGCAGGTTAGAAAGCTCTTCAAGTGAATTCCTCTACTCCAGTGACTTCCAGAGTGACTTTTGTATTGCTGCAATTCTCAAATTCTGTCCATGTGCACCTATAATCTGAATTTCCAGCCCTCTTTGCTTATGAGTTCCGGGCCCAAGTGCACAGGTGCCTTCAATTTGAAATATTCCTACTGGGTGCT
This sequence is a window from Prionailurus bengalensis isolate Pbe53 chromosome A2, Fcat_Pben_1.1_paternal_pri, whole genome shotgun sequence. Protein-coding genes within it:
- the P4HTM gene encoding transmembrane prolyl 4-hydroxylase, which gives rise to MAAAAAPRPEAASPKWAPPERERAGAAAGLDDCEDAPVRPLCKPRGICSRAYFLVLMVFVHLYLGNVLALLLFVHYSNGDESSDPGPQRRSQGPGPAPTLGPLTRLEGIKVGHERKVQLVADRDHFIRTLSLKPLLFEIPGFLSDEECRLIIHLAQMKGLQRSQILPTEEYEEAMGTMQVSQLDLFRLLDQNHDGRLQLREVLAQTRLGNGRWMTPENIQEMYSAIKADPDGDGVLSLQEFADMDLRDFHKYMRSHKAASSELVRNSHHTWLYQGEGAHHVMRSIRQRVLRLTRLSPEIVELSEPLQVVRYGEGGHYHAHVDSGPVYPETICSHTKLVANESVPFETSCRYMTVLFYLNNVTGGGETVFPVADNRTYDEMSLIQDDVDLRDTRRHCDKGNLRVKPRQGTAVFWYNYLPDGQGWVGDVDDYSLHGGCLVTRGTKWIANNWINVDPSRARQALFQQEMARLAREGGTDAQPEWALDRAYRDARVEL